The Lentzea guizhouensis genome contains a region encoding:
- a CDS encoding sensor histidine kinase has product MSTDSAPRSARWWGQAWRLVVAALLGIPFWFFTAVLVPPGCAATTCSWLVTGDPLIALACLALLLWRQRFPLVVATVVTVASSASTLAAGAALLALCSLSTRRRPLEIGVVVLAFVTASQVLAGIYPLDVPPVSVWLELVLPLLCAGTAVAIGVAIGAGRVEARSLLERAESAEREQHARAAQARAQERNRIAREMHDVLAHRISLVAMQAGVLDHRTGLSAEDTRLLVRGIADGSQLALEELRDVLGVLRGDPDRPEPPQPSLDRLPDLIADSRASGLDVTLTGTVAGEPPDLIGRTCYRIVQEGLTNAAKHAPGAEVQVTLEGTAGDELRVSVRNSPATTTSPRPPSSGFGLPGLTERVALAGGTLDHHPAPGGGYLLTARLPWPWPTRTGRG; this is encoded by the coding sequence GTGAGCACGGATTCAGCACCACGGTCAGCGAGGTGGTGGGGGCAGGCGTGGCGGCTGGTGGTGGCCGCGCTGCTCGGCATCCCCTTCTGGTTCTTCACCGCGGTGCTCGTCCCACCGGGATGCGCGGCCACCACGTGTTCCTGGCTGGTCACCGGCGATCCGCTGATCGCTCTCGCCTGCCTGGCGCTGCTGCTGTGGCGGCAACGGTTCCCGCTCGTCGTGGCCACCGTGGTCACGGTCGCCTCCAGCGCGTCGACGCTGGCCGCCGGCGCGGCGCTGCTGGCCCTGTGCTCTCTCTCCACCCGCCGCCGCCCGCTGGAGATCGGCGTGGTGGTTCTGGCCTTCGTGACCGCCTCGCAGGTGCTCGCAGGCATCTACCCGCTCGACGTCCCACCGGTCTCCGTGTGGCTCGAGCTCGTCTTGCCCTTGCTGTGCGCGGGGACCGCCGTGGCCATCGGCGTGGCCATCGGCGCCGGCCGGGTGGAAGCGCGCTCCCTGCTGGAGCGAGCCGAAAGCGCGGAACGGGAACAACACGCACGAGCCGCACAAGCCCGCGCCCAGGAGCGGAACCGGATCGCCCGCGAGATGCACGACGTGCTCGCACACCGGATCTCCCTGGTCGCCATGCAGGCCGGCGTGCTGGACCACCGCACCGGCCTCAGCGCCGAGGACACCCGCCTGCTGGTCCGCGGCATCGCCGACGGTTCCCAACTGGCGCTGGAAGAACTGCGGGACGTGCTCGGTGTCCTCCGCGGCGACCCGGACCGCCCGGAACCCCCACAGCCCTCACTCGACCGCCTGCCCGACCTGATCGCCGACTCCCGCGCCTCCGGCCTGGACGTCACGCTCACCGGCACCGTGGCCGGCGAACCACCCGATCTCATCGGGAGAACCTGCTACCGCATCGTCCAAGAAGGACTGACCAACGCCGCCAAACACGCCCCTGGAGCCGAAGTCCAGGTCACCCTGGAGGGAACGGCCGGCGACGAACTGCGCGTGAGCGTCCGCAACTCCCCCGCCACCACGACCAGCCCCCGGCCACCGTCCTCCGGCTTCGGACTGCCCGGACTCACCGAACGCGTCGCCCTCGCCGGCGGCACCCTGGACCACCACCCGGCGCCCGGCGGCGGCTACCTGCTCACCGCCCGACTACCCTGGCCCTGGCCCACCCGGACCGGGAGAGGCTGA
- a CDS encoding response regulator transcription factor, which translates to MDSEHEPTRLVIVDDDQLVRMALRLLLDGEPDLTVVAEAADGDAALTVVEQQRPDVVLMDVRMPGRDGLSATRELLARPSPPKVLMLTTFDSDDLVLAALEAGALGFVFKDTPPARIVDAVRTVAEGNPVLSPAATARVIAAATGPRSSRPRRESRDAARAKLSTLTERELDTARAIADGLSNPEIAERLHISVATVKAHTSSLFAKLAVENRVQIALVVRDAED; encoded by the coding sequence GTGGACAGCGAGCACGAACCGACGCGACTGGTCATCGTCGACGACGACCAGCTGGTCCGGATGGCCCTGCGGCTGCTCCTCGACGGCGAGCCGGACCTGACCGTGGTCGCCGAGGCAGCCGACGGCGACGCCGCCCTCACCGTGGTCGAACAGCAACGCCCGGACGTGGTGCTGATGGACGTGCGCATGCCCGGCCGTGACGGCCTCAGTGCCACCAGGGAACTGCTCGCCCGCCCGTCACCTCCCAAGGTGCTCATGCTGACCACCTTCGACTCCGACGACCTGGTGCTCGCCGCCCTGGAAGCCGGCGCACTCGGCTTCGTCTTCAAGGACACCCCGCCGGCACGCATCGTCGACGCGGTCCGCACAGTCGCCGAAGGCAACCCCGTGCTGTCCCCGGCCGCCACCGCACGGGTCATCGCCGCCGCCACCGGCCCGCGCTCCTCCCGCCCCCGCCGGGAGAGTCGTGACGCCGCACGGGCGAAACTGTCCACTTTGACCGAACGCGAACTCGACACCGCCCGTGCCATCGCCGACGGCCTCAGCAACCCGGAGATCGCCGAACGGCTGCACATCAGCGTCGCGACGGTGAAAGCGCACACCAGCAGCCTCTTCGCCAAGCTGGCGGTCGAGAACCGGGTGCAGATCGCACTCGTGGTCCGCGACGCGGAGGACTGA
- a CDS encoding DUF6010 family protein — protein sequence MLTVAAPIIIGICIVLLLSLIPDAHRRKFSAVFVAGAGAAYLSGGAMGGWEFAFTAVATYCAFRGLESWTYIGIAWLLHTAWDVVHHLKGAPIIPFAHDSSLGCAICDPVIAIWCFAGGPSLLRRRHEPVV from the coding sequence ATCCTCACCGTCGCCGCCCCGATCATCATCGGGATCTGCATCGTCTTGCTCTTGTCGCTCATCCCTGACGCGCACCGCCGCAAGTTCAGCGCGGTCTTCGTCGCAGGTGCAGGAGCGGCGTACCTGAGCGGCGGCGCGATGGGTGGCTGGGAGTTCGCTTTCACAGCGGTGGCAACGTACTGCGCTTTCCGCGGGCTGGAGTCCTGGACGTACATCGGCATCGCCTGGTTGCTGCACACTGCCTGGGACGTGGTGCACCACCTCAAAGGTGCGCCGATCATCCCGTTCGCGCACGACTCGAGCTTGGGATGCGCGATCTGCGACCCGGTGATCGCGATCTGGTGCTTCGCCGGCGGTCCATCACTCCTCCGCCGCCGCCACGAACCCGTTGTGTGA
- a CDS encoding class I SAM-dependent methyltransferase yields MNHEHGAEHDHGHGHGHGQEHGHGHGHGHGHGHGHGHGHGHGHGHGMADILDLDAQVVAQHTASITAWLPVDQPRRIVDLGAGTGAGTFALLEQFPEAHVTAADADVDHLTRLRDKACELGLADRVSTVQADLDTEWPDLGTPDLVWASASMHHMADPDRVLRQVHDTLAPGGLFAVVELAGFPRFLGTELEERIHAASDSRHAELMPHRGADWGPKLTAAGFTVEGERTVTIHVKQSEVVGRYALTSLQRMRGTVVDVLSAEDLAALDDLLDPDSPTGLLLRDDLVVRSERTVWAARKA; encoded by the coding sequence ATGAACCACGAACACGGCGCTGAGCACGACCACGGGCATGGACATGGCCACGGGCAGGAGCACGGCCACGGCCACGGACATGGGCACGGCCACGGCCATGGGCACGGCCACGGCCATGGGCACGGCCATGGGCACGGCATGGCCGACATCCTCGACCTCGACGCGCAGGTCGTCGCCCAGCACACCGCCTCCATCACCGCCTGGCTGCCCGTCGACCAGCCTCGCCGCATCGTCGACCTCGGCGCAGGCACCGGCGCGGGCACGTTCGCCCTGCTGGAGCAGTTCCCCGAGGCGCACGTGACCGCCGCCGACGCCGACGTCGACCACCTGACCCGCCTCCGCGACAAGGCCTGCGAGCTCGGCCTCGCCGACCGCGTGAGCACCGTCCAGGCCGACCTCGACACGGAGTGGCCCGATCTCGGCACCCCGGACCTCGTCTGGGCCTCCGCCTCCATGCACCACATGGCCGACCCGGACCGCGTCCTGCGGCAGGTCCACGACACCCTCGCGCCCGGCGGCCTGTTCGCCGTCGTCGAGCTGGCCGGCTTCCCCCGTTTCCTCGGCACCGAACTGGAAGAACGCATCCACGCCGCCAGCGACAGCCGCCACGCCGAGCTCATGCCGCACCGCGGCGCCGACTGGGGGCCGAAGCTCACCGCCGCCGGCTTCACGGTCGAGGGCGAACGCACCGTGACCATCCACGTGAAACAGTCCGAAGTGGTCGGACGCTACGCCCTGACCAGCCTGCAGCGCATGCGCGGCACCGTCGTCGACGTCCTCTCCGCCGAGGACCTCGCCGCCCTCGACGACCTCCTCGACCCGGACAGCCCCACCGGTCTCCTGCTCCGCGACGACCTCGTCGTGCGCTCCGAACGCACCGTCTGGGCCGCACGAAAGGCGTAA
- a CDS encoding helix-turn-helix domain-containing protein produces the protein MTQDDGELDSLVRKRIRALRVAQGWSLEELAGRARLSPSSLSRIENGQRRLALDQLVTLARALDTSLDQLVENDTDDVILSPMIDGAHGQMRWPIRAEPGMTVIRQRMTTPPPDSPAALRAHSGHEWLVVLSGTAILLLGNRRFRVETNQAAEFPTMVPHAIGTAGGPCDVIGIFDREARRGHNDKKAG, from the coding sequence ATGACGCAAGACGACGGTGAGCTGGACAGCCTCGTGAGGAAGCGGATCAGGGCGTTGCGGGTAGCGCAGGGCTGGTCGCTGGAGGAGCTGGCGGGTCGCGCGCGCCTGAGTCCGTCGTCGCTCAGCCGCATCGAGAACGGCCAGCGCCGCCTCGCCCTCGACCAGCTCGTCACGCTCGCGCGGGCGCTGGACACGTCGCTGGACCAGCTCGTGGAGAACGACACCGACGACGTGATCCTCAGCCCGATGATCGACGGCGCGCACGGCCAGATGCGCTGGCCGATCAGGGCGGAGCCCGGCATGACCGTGATCCGCCAGCGGATGACCACCCCGCCGCCCGACAGTCCGGCGGCGTTGCGCGCGCACTCGGGTCACGAGTGGCTGGTGGTGCTGTCCGGGACCGCGATCCTGCTGCTCGGCAACCGCCGGTTCCGGGTGGAGACGAACCAGGCGGCCGAGTTCCCGACGATGGTGCCGCACGCGATCGGCACCGCGGGTGGGCCGTGCGACGTCATCGGGATCTTCGATCGGGAGGCGCGGCGGGGGCACAACGACAAGAAGGCGGGCTGA
- a CDS encoding NYN domain-containing protein → MGKIVRIGVFYDGTWFAYLSDFYATAHRRAARVSLDGLHDAVRWYVHAETGRPLDECVVAEAHYVRGRIDTPAASFDAVLTAAGITRHDLPLHGGKEKGVDVHLALEAWDRATAVPLDWVVLLTGDADFAPLVTRLTARGVHVVVPVVDVRAGDGVPSWTPRTAAPLRAATPFTPGFDHLFDPADRPDYPLRRAFVRSAEAVASPVGAPRGRRRGTIATWKSGQAHGFITDTKGGSWFVSRDDLPEGLTLLLAGTPVSFTGSPVPMAGRKYPRAQLVRLDEFPS, encoded by the coding sequence GTGGGGAAGATCGTCCGCATCGGCGTGTTCTACGACGGCACGTGGTTCGCCTACCTCAGCGACTTCTACGCCACCGCGCACCGGCGGGCGGCGCGGGTGTCGCTGGACGGGTTGCACGATGCCGTGCGCTGGTACGTCCACGCCGAGACCGGGCGTCCGCTCGACGAGTGCGTGGTTGCGGAGGCCCACTACGTGCGCGGTCGGATCGACACCCCCGCGGCGTCGTTCGACGCCGTGCTGACCGCTGCCGGGATCACGCGGCACGACCTGCCGTTGCACGGGGGCAAGGAGAAGGGTGTCGACGTCCACCTGGCGCTCGAGGCGTGGGACCGGGCGACCGCGGTGCCGCTCGACTGGGTCGTGCTGCTCACCGGCGATGCCGACTTCGCGCCGCTGGTGACCAGGCTGACCGCGCGGGGTGTGCACGTGGTGGTGCCGGTGGTCGACGTGCGGGCGGGGGACGGCGTGCCGTCGTGGACGCCGCGCACCGCGGCGCCGTTGCGGGCCGCGACGCCGTTCACGCCAGGGTTCGACCACCTGTTCGATCCTGCCGATCGTCCGGACTACCCGCTGCGCCGTGCTTTCGTGCGGTCGGCGGAGGCCGTGGCGTCACCGGTGGGGGCGCCGCGCGGGCGTCGTCGGGGGACCATCGCGACCTGGAAGTCGGGGCAGGCGCACGGGTTCATCACCGACACGAAGGGCGGGTCGTGGTTCGTGTCGCGCGATGACCTGCCGGAGGGGCTGACGTTGCTGCTGGCGGGCACGCCGGTGTCGTTCACCGGGTCGCCGGTGCCGATGGCGGGCCGCAAGTACCCGCGGGCGCAGCTGGTGAGGCTCGACGAGTTCCCTTCGTGA
- a CDS encoding bifunctional 4-hydroxy-2-oxoglutarate aldolase/2-dehydro-3-deoxy-phosphogluconate aldolase has product MSYRYEITQAVVRQGIIAIIRTPDTDSALQAAVPLLDAGLTSLELPLTNPGALEAIRQLRASHPDATIGAGSVLDETSAVAAVRAGAQFLVAPNLDPAVIRAGHRYGAAVLPGAATVTEVIQAMEAGADAVKVFPAPTPQWVRDVLAVLPHAPLVPTGGVAPADVPAWLAAGAVACGVGSALARTPLAEIQALLRP; this is encoded by the coding sequence GTGAGCTACCGCTACGAGATCACCCAGGCAGTCGTGCGGCAGGGCATCATCGCGATCATCCGCACCCCCGACACCGACTCCGCGCTGCAGGCCGCCGTCCCGTTGCTGGACGCGGGCCTCACGTCGCTGGAGCTCCCGCTGACCAACCCCGGCGCACTGGAAGCCATTCGCCAACTGCGCGCATCCCACCCGGACGCCACCATCGGCGCGGGTTCCGTGCTGGACGAGACGTCCGCGGTCGCCGCCGTCCGCGCCGGAGCCCAGTTCCTGGTGGCACCCAACCTCGACCCGGCCGTGATCCGCGCCGGTCACCGCTACGGCGCGGCCGTGCTGCCCGGCGCCGCGACCGTCACCGAGGTGATCCAGGCGATGGAGGCCGGAGCGGACGCCGTGAAGGTGTTCCCGGCGCCGACCCCGCAGTGGGTCAGGGACGTGCTCGCCGTGCTGCCGCACGCGCCACTCGTGCCGACCGGTGGTGTCGCGCCGGCCGATGTGCCCGCGTGGCTGGCGGCGGGTGCGGTGGCGTGCGGGGTCGGATCGGCCCTCGCCCGCACGCCGCTGGCCGAGATCCAGGCCCTGCTGAGGCCGTAG
- the sph gene encoding sphingomyelin phosphodiesterase, with the protein MRLFTLAAAVALTISAAPVATATPATAAPTTAAPTTAASATAAPAAAPKIATYNVFMLSRNLYPNWGQLARADLIDSTGVLNGQDVVVLQEAFDNAASDRLLANLRDTYPHQTPVLGRGTAGWDVTSGAYRDSTPEDGGAAVLSRWPITTRVQHVYRDACGADWFSNKGFAYVRIEAPAGPLHVIGTHMQAEDSSCTTSPASYRAQQRAEIKAFLAARDIPATEPVYVAGDLNVVRTSTEFTSMVAELGARTPAITGHPFSWDCADNSICRDQYGPEYASEHLDYVLTIQGPALVNETRRVKSPEWTIWSWGRKHTYTDLSDHYPVFAG; encoded by the coding sequence ATGCGCCTGTTCACGCTCGCCGCCGCCGTCGCGCTGACGATCTCAGCAGCACCCGTCGCCACAGCCACACCGGCCACCGCCGCGCCGACCACCGCCGCGCCGACCACCGCCGCATCGGCCACCGCCGCTCCGGCCGCAGCCCCGAAGATCGCCACCTACAACGTCTTCATGCTGTCGCGCAACCTCTACCCCAACTGGGGCCAGCTCGCCCGCGCCGACCTCATCGACAGCACCGGCGTGCTCAACGGCCAAGACGTGGTCGTCCTGCAGGAGGCGTTCGACAACGCCGCCTCCGATCGCCTGCTGGCCAACCTCCGCGACACCTACCCGCACCAGACCCCGGTCCTCGGCCGCGGCACGGCCGGTTGGGACGTGACGAGTGGCGCCTACCGCGACTCCACCCCCGAGGACGGCGGCGCGGCGGTCCTCAGCCGGTGGCCGATCACCACCAGGGTCCAGCACGTCTACCGCGACGCCTGTGGCGCGGACTGGTTCTCCAACAAGGGGTTCGCCTACGTGCGGATCGAGGCGCCGGCCGGACCGCTGCACGTGATCGGCACCCACATGCAGGCCGAGGACAGCAGCTGCACCACCTCCCCGGCGAGCTACCGCGCCCAGCAGCGGGCTGAGATCAAGGCGTTCCTGGCGGCCAGGGACATCCCCGCCACCGAACCCGTCTACGTCGCCGGCGACCTCAACGTAGTCAGGACGAGCACCGAGTTCACCAGCATGGTCGCCGAGCTCGGCGCGCGGACGCCGGCGATCACCGGGCACCCGTTCTCCTGGGACTGCGCGGACAACAGCATCTGCCGCGACCAGTACGGGCCCGAGTACGCCTCCGAGCACCTCGACTACGTGCTGACGATCCAGGGGCCGGCGCTCGTCAACGAGACCCGGCGGGTGAAGAGTCCGGAGTGGACGATCTGGTCGTGGGGGCGCAAGCACACCTACACCGACCTGTCCGACCACTACCCCGTGTTCGCCGGGTGA
- a CDS encoding DUF6493 family protein yields the protein MTFGRIRSLIESDQVLALGEALKLLTPQQCKETAPELVAYEKVHRSESRWTHRETLAVAGAGLLPNASTLTPWLVRYHIWHHRTSPHDGTAVVLDVLRHRQLTWLPDLVARLARMPTRELTRRDLLRVILEFCGDTPPDTDGFLLHFLDFGGHTRWRPEFDALVPRMLEVVGAGVIFANVRQWRLFLRDRAPRPVLLDGVLARLQQGGSAREMEGFLALHEVLQVTPDEVAEHARDYVAMLPDSRSTVATLAQQQLKSLDEAGKLDFDLLCEASRWVFARSEKKLVRTQLTWLGKHGNRPDEVALTTAELFAHESDDLRGQAVKLVGKLLAKVSPATRAEIVTLAEQLPPDLAARLGGVTVAEDVVELAAFAPRPFPEPIATLDELTRELLGLFGRNAGPVEAVVAERIVEAVVRFGWQDRIALGRAMQPVYAKQPWLAQRSMPIYHRDYVKREPRTELMEIISVVGDLPRPVGPLGLAVAFAREWRTQLKRSRAGRISEQLALRLHEIAEGLQHAPRPALVSTPTWMSGLLDADTLLERLAKAEAEGWEPWQRDLKQAFHRLPRDVRPDAFASLSGRPGQQLRRWLEVRVDPSVVAVERTYTVGRYSSHEGECSALLATVEPGLPAPEDLYRGYDEWGPMIECWPAALPAHRDVVAAWLVPHLRHRLDSKGDDGPLLPLLAEADGPVGPGLTLALAYGLGAELTVNRAYAVDALLVLASRSQLDGAALGTLLGRCSTAATPCWAAWSRRCATPPLRAARPVWDVVVAALPQLWTHNRVADLVELAVELAQQLTPGGTVPGLAEVAARKGTSKAVVQAKRLAAVLQ from the coding sequence GTGACGTTCGGACGGATCCGCTCGCTGATCGAGTCGGACCAGGTGCTCGCGCTCGGTGAGGCGCTGAAGCTGCTGACGCCCCAACAGTGCAAGGAAACGGCGCCGGAACTGGTGGCCTACGAGAAGGTGCACCGGTCGGAGAGCCGGTGGACCCACCGGGAGACGCTGGCGGTGGCCGGTGCGGGGCTGCTGCCGAACGCGTCCACGCTCACGCCGTGGTTGGTGCGGTACCACATCTGGCACCACCGCACGAGCCCGCACGACGGCACGGCGGTGGTGCTCGACGTGCTGCGGCACCGGCAGCTGACCTGGCTGCCGGACCTGGTCGCGCGGCTCGCGCGGATGCCGACCCGGGAGCTGACCCGCCGCGACCTGCTGCGCGTGATTTTGGAGTTCTGCGGCGACACCCCACCGGACACCGACGGTTTCCTGTTGCACTTCCTGGACTTCGGCGGCCACACCCGGTGGCGGCCGGAGTTCGACGCGCTGGTCCCGCGGATGCTGGAGGTCGTCGGCGCCGGGGTGATCTTCGCGAACGTCCGGCAGTGGCGGCTGTTCCTGCGCGACAGGGCTCCTCGTCCGGTGCTCCTCGACGGGGTGCTCGCGCGGTTGCAACAGGGCGGATCGGCGCGGGAGATGGAGGGTTTCCTCGCGCTGCACGAGGTTCTGCAGGTGACGCCGGACGAGGTGGCCGAGCACGCGCGGGACTACGTCGCGATGCTGCCGGACTCGCGCTCGACGGTCGCCACGCTGGCGCAGCAGCAGCTGAAGTCGTTGGACGAGGCCGGAAAGCTCGACTTCGACCTGCTGTGCGAGGCGAGCCGGTGGGTGTTCGCGCGCTCGGAGAAGAAGCTGGTGCGCACGCAGCTCACCTGGCTGGGCAAGCACGGGAACCGGCCGGACGAGGTCGCGCTGACCACCGCGGAGCTGTTCGCGCACGAGTCCGACGACCTGCGCGGGCAGGCGGTGAAGCTGGTCGGGAAGCTCCTGGCGAAGGTGAGTCCCGCGACCCGTGCCGAGATCGTGACGCTGGCCGAGCAGTTGCCACCGGACCTGGCCGCGCGGCTCGGCGGTGTGACTGTCGCGGAAGACGTCGTCGAGCTGGCCGCCTTCGCGCCGCGGCCGTTCCCGGAGCCGATCGCCACGCTGGACGAGCTGACCCGCGAGCTGCTGGGGTTGTTCGGCCGCAACGCCGGACCCGTCGAGGCCGTGGTCGCGGAACGGATCGTCGAGGCGGTCGTCCGGTTCGGCTGGCAGGACCGGATCGCTCTGGGACGGGCGATGCAACCGGTGTACGCCAAGCAACCTTGGCTCGCACAGCGCAGCATGCCGATCTACCACAGGGACTACGTCAAGCGGGAGCCGCGCACGGAGCTGATGGAGATCATCTCCGTGGTGGGCGACCTGCCGCGGCCGGTCGGTCCGCTGGGGCTCGCGGTGGCGTTCGCACGGGAGTGGCGGACCCAGCTGAAGCGGTCGCGGGCGGGCCGCATCTCCGAGCAGCTCGCGCTGCGGTTGCACGAGATCGCCGAGGGCCTGCAGCACGCACCGCGGCCCGCCCTGGTCTCCACGCCGACCTGGATGTCCGGCCTGCTCGACGCGGACACGCTGCTGGAACGGCTCGCGAAGGCCGAGGCGGAGGGCTGGGAGCCGTGGCAGCGCGACCTCAAGCAGGCCTTCCACCGGTTGCCGCGCGACGTGCGCCCGGACGCGTTCGCCTCGCTGTCCGGCCGGCCGGGACAACAGCTGCGCCGGTGGCTCGAGGTCCGCGTCGACCCGAGCGTGGTCGCTGTCGAACGCACTTACACCGTCGGCCGGTACTCCAGCCACGAGGGGGAGTGCTCAGCGCTGCTCGCGACCGTCGAACCCGGCCTGCCCGCGCCGGAGGACCTCTACCGCGGGTACGACGAGTGGGGTCCGATGATCGAGTGCTGGCCCGCCGCCCTGCCCGCGCACCGCGACGTCGTGGCGGCCTGGTTGGTGCCGCACCTCCGCCACCGCCTCGACTCGAAGGGCGACGACGGCCCGCTGCTGCCGTTGCTGGCCGAGGCGGACGGCCCGGTCGGCCCCGGCCTGACCCTGGCGCTGGCGTACGGCCTCGGCGCCGAGCTGACGGTCAACCGCGCCTACGCCGTGGACGCGCTGCTGGTCCTCGCGTCGCGCTCGCAACTCGACGGCGCGGCGCTGGGCACGTTGCTCGGCCGCTGCTCGACCGCGGCGACGCCGTGCTGGGCCGCGTGGTCCCGGCGTTGCGCGACGCCGCCGCTCCGCGCCGCCCGTCCGGTGTGGGACGTGGTCGTGGCCGCGTTGCCGCAGCTCTGGACGCACAACCGGGTCGCCGACCTGGTCGAGCTGGCGGTGGAGCTGGCCCAGCAGCTCACGCCCGGCGGCACCGTGCCCGGCCTCGCCGAGGTGGCCGCGCGCAAGGGAACGAGCAAGGCGGTCGTGCAGGCCAAGCGACTGGCGGCTGTGCTTCAGTGA
- the lysA gene encoding diaminopimelate decarboxylase — protein MTLAELLPSIGCSTEPVLEEGLWPDGTRLDGSDLVIGGVPASRLAAQFGTPCQVLDETTVRTRAREFLKALPEAEVVFAGKSLPCPEVYRWMAAEGLSLDVSSAGELALARAADFPAARIVMHGNVKTGEDLKAALAYGVSRIVVDSFDEIAQLGALARHGQQVVVRVTPGVDAHTHAAIATGVEDQKFGFSLASGAALEAVLRVVEQPSLRLVGLHCHIGSQVRHVAAYEETVRRMVGLIAGCGVRIEQLDLGGGFCAPYLPGESSFDLAGFAHRVRVALNYECAVHRVPVPRVLVEPGRSVVANAGVTLYRVCAVKRGTTRTFVAVDGGMSDNPRPALYGAKYAVRLVGRGGRMAPVTVVGRHCEAGDVLASDVVLPADVHAGDLLAVPATGAYHHALASNYNQVGRPPVVAVHDGTARLVVRRETEEDLLRRYV, from the coding sequence ATGACACTCGCGGAGTTGCTGCCCAGCATCGGATGCTCCACCGAGCCGGTGCTGGAAGAGGGCCTCTGGCCGGACGGGACACGTCTCGACGGCTCGGACCTCGTCATCGGTGGAGTGCCGGCGTCCCGGCTCGCCGCCCAGTTCGGCACGCCGTGCCAGGTGCTGGACGAGACGACGGTTCGCACGCGGGCACGGGAGTTCCTGAAAGCTCTGCCCGAGGCCGAGGTCGTGTTCGCCGGGAAGTCGTTGCCGTGCCCCGAGGTCTACCGGTGGATGGCCGCCGAGGGGTTGTCGTTGGACGTGTCGAGCGCCGGGGAACTGGCGCTGGCGCGGGCAGCGGACTTCCCGGCGGCGCGGATCGTCATGCACGGCAACGTGAAGACCGGCGAGGACCTCAAAGCCGCGCTGGCCTACGGGGTGTCGCGGATCGTGGTCGACTCGTTCGACGAGATCGCGCAGCTCGGAGCCCTCGCCCGGCACGGGCAGCAGGTCGTGGTCCGGGTGACGCCGGGGGTGGACGCCCACACGCACGCGGCGATCGCGACCGGGGTCGAGGACCAGAAGTTCGGGTTCTCACTGGCGTCCGGGGCGGCGCTGGAGGCGGTGCTGCGGGTGGTGGAGCAGCCGTCGTTGCGGCTCGTCGGGCTGCACTGCCACATCGGGTCCCAGGTGCGGCACGTGGCGGCGTACGAGGAGACCGTGCGGCGGATGGTCGGGCTGATCGCCGGCTGCGGTGTGCGGATCGAGCAGCTGGACCTGGGTGGCGGGTTCTGCGCGCCGTACCTGCCGGGCGAGTCGTCGTTCGACCTGGCCGGGTTCGCCCACCGGGTGCGGGTGGCGCTGAACTACGAGTGCGCGGTGCACCGGGTGCCGGTGCCGCGGGTGCTGGTCGAGCCGGGGCGGTCGGTCGTGGCGAACGCCGGGGTGACGTTGTACCGGGTCTGCGCGGTGAAGCGCGGCACGACGAGGACGTTCGTCGCTGTGGACGGTGGGATGAGCGACAACCCGCGGCCGGCGTTGTACGGCGCGAAGTACGCGGTGCGGCTGGTCGGACGGGGCGGTCGGATGGCGCCCGTGACCGTGGTGGGACGGCATTGCGAGGCCGGTGACGTGCTGGCGTCGGACGTGGTGCTGCCCGCCGACGTGCACGCCGGTGACCTGCTGGCGGTGCCGGCGACCGGCGCGTACCACCACGCGTTGGCGTCGAACTACAACCAGGTCGGGCGGCCGCCGGTCGTCGCGGTGCACGACGGGACCGCGCGGCTGGTCGTGCGGCGGGAGACCGAGGAGGACCTGCTGCGGAGGTACGTCTGA
- a CDS encoding cupin domain-containing protein, with protein MTEPINLHTALAAIDRPWDPRIVTQVNDYDVRIAKVEGEFAWHAHDTTDEFFLVLDGELRIALRDASGERSVVLPRGAVFVVPRGVEHKPSSADGASILMFEPTGTPNTGDRHDELPEHIATSTGRRLD; from the coding sequence ATGACCGAACCGATCAACCTGCACACCGCCCTCGCCGCGATCGACCGGCCCTGGGACCCGCGCATCGTCACCCAGGTCAACGACTACGACGTCCGGATCGCCAAGGTCGAGGGCGAGTTCGCCTGGCACGCCCACGACACCACCGACGAGTTCTTCCTCGTCCTCGACGGCGAGCTGCGGATCGCGTTGCGCGACGCATCGGGCGAACGCTCGGTCGTGCTGCCCCGTGGCGCGGTCTTCGTCGTGCCGCGCGGGGTCGAGCACAAGCCGTCCTCGGCCGACGGTGCGTCCATCCTGATGTTCGAGCCGACCGGGACGCCGAACACCGGCGACCGCCACGACGAGCTGCCTGAGCACATCGCCACCAGCACGGGACGCCGGCTCGACTGA